A single genomic interval of Demequina sp. NBRC 110054 harbors:
- a CDS encoding ABC transporter substrate-binding protein — MRKRFLSTLALAGVAAFALTACSSDGGETESSEMAAGDTAGDVVTVGFAQTGSESGWRSANTESMKAAFSEENGFELVFNAADNDTAAQIQAVRSFINQGVDAIVIAPIVEDGWDDVLQEAADANIPVILEDRTVSASDDLYAAWVGLDFELEGVKAGEWAAAEYGDTETKMVVLEGTTGSAPANDRATGFDSAIEGTMIEKIDSQTGDFTRDGGKTVMEGFLQKYGVDGIDLVYAHNDDMALGAIEAIEAAGAVPGEDIKIISIDAVHDGMQALVDGKINYIVECNPLLGDLAAGLVTDVLAGNDVEKTVYVEDQAFDQAAAEAALPDRAY, encoded by the coding sequence ATGAGGAAGCGTTTTCTGTCAACACTTGCACTGGCGGGGGTCGCCGCATTCGCGCTGACCGCCTGCTCAAGCGATGGAGGGGAGACCGAGTCGTCGGAGATGGCTGCCGGCGACACCGCTGGCGACGTCGTCACCGTCGGATTCGCACAGACCGGATCGGAGAGCGGCTGGCGTTCGGCGAACACCGAGTCCATGAAGGCGGCGTTCTCCGAGGAGAACGGGTTCGAGCTCGTGTTCAACGCCGCCGACAACGACACGGCGGCGCAGATCCAGGCGGTGCGTTCGTTCATCAACCAGGGCGTCGACGCGATCGTGATCGCGCCGATCGTCGAGGACGGCTGGGACGATGTGCTCCAGGAGGCCGCGGACGCGAACATCCCGGTGATCCTCGAGGACCGCACGGTCTCGGCGTCGGATGACCTGTATGCCGCGTGGGTCGGTCTGGACTTCGAGCTCGAGGGCGTCAAGGCGGGCGAGTGGGCCGCCGCGGAGTACGGCGACACCGAGACCAAGATGGTGGTGCTCGAGGGCACGACCGGATCGGCCCCGGCCAACGACCGCGCCACGGGCTTCGACTCGGCGATCGAGGGCACGATGATCGAGAAGATCGACTCGCAGACCGGCGACTTCACCCGAGACGGCGGCAAGACCGTGATGGAGGGCTTCCTCCAGAAGTACGGGGTCGACGGCATCGACCTGGTCTACGCGCACAACGACGACATGGCGCTCGGCGCGATCGAGGCCATCGAGGCTGCGGGCGCGGTCCCCGGCGAGGACATCAAGATCATCTCGATCGACGCGGTCCACGACGGCATGCAGGCGCTCGTGGACGGCAAGATCAACTACATCGTCGAGTGCAACCCGCTGCTCGGCGACCTCGCGGCCGGTCTCGTCACGGACGTGCTCGCCGGCAACGACGTCGAGAAGACCGTCTACGTCGAGGACCAGGCGTTCGACCAGGCGGCGGCCGAGGCCGCGCTGCCCGATCGCGCGTACTGA
- a CDS encoding Re/Si-specific NAD(P)(+) transhydrogenase subunit alpha: MKIGVPAETRRGERLVAASPASVAQLIKLGYEVLVQEGAGKGASFPDEQYVEAGATLVAAADAWAADIVTCVNAPTATQIKQLREGATLVATMAPQSNEKLLAALAKKGVTALALDAVPRISRAQSIDVLSTMSNVAGYRAVIEAAEAYGGMFTGQVTAAGKTRPATVFVIGAGVAGLAAIGAASSLGAQVRAFDVRPEVAEQIGSMGGEFVVAPEAQQEISADGYAKPLTEEQQAAAMDVYAKEAANADVVITTALVRGSAPTTITAEMVASMKPGSVVVDLAASGGGNCELTVPGKTITTDNGVVVVGYSDLTSRMPRHTSTLFGTNIVHLMALLTPAKDGAMVLDLDDVVQRGMTVAHQGEVMWPPPAVSVSAAAPTPAVPAGPTEEELAEQARVAAAEAEAKAKRRNMRYGLGAVASLLLLSFADSATVQHLTVFALAVIVGFYVISNVKHSLHTPLMAQTNAISGIILVGALLQIGSADPLVATLSFIAAAVASINIFGGFLVTYRMLGMFRKDA, from the coding sequence ATGAAGATAGGGGTCCCGGCAGAGACCCGCCGCGGCGAGAGGCTGGTCGCGGCCAGTCCCGCCTCGGTCGCGCAGCTGATCAAGCTCGGCTACGAGGTGCTCGTGCAGGAGGGCGCAGGCAAGGGCGCGTCCTTCCCTGACGAGCAGTACGTGGAGGCAGGGGCGACGCTCGTCGCCGCGGCCGACGCATGGGCGGCGGACATCGTCACGTGCGTGAACGCGCCGACGGCCACGCAGATCAAGCAGCTCCGTGAGGGCGCGACGCTCGTCGCGACGATGGCGCCGCAGTCCAATGAGAAGCTTCTCGCCGCGCTCGCGAAGAAGGGCGTGACCGCGCTCGCGCTCGACGCGGTGCCGCGCATCTCTCGCGCGCAGTCGATCGACGTGCTCTCGACGATGTCCAACGTCGCCGGCTACCGCGCCGTGATCGAGGCGGCCGAGGCCTACGGCGGCATGTTCACCGGCCAGGTCACGGCGGCGGGCAAGACACGCCCCGCGACCGTGTTCGTCATCGGCGCGGGAGTAGCCGGACTCGCGGCGATCGGTGCCGCCAGCTCGCTCGGCGCCCAGGTGCGCGCCTTCGACGTGCGACCCGAGGTCGCCGAGCAGATCGGCTCGATGGGCGGCGAGTTCGTCGTCGCGCCCGAGGCGCAGCAGGAGATCAGCGCGGACGGCTACGCGAAGCCCCTCACCGAGGAGCAGCAGGCCGCCGCGATGGACGTCTACGCGAAGGAGGCGGCGAACGCCGACGTCGTGATCACGACCGCGCTCGTGCGCGGCTCGGCGCCGACGACCATCACCGCCGAGATGGTCGCGTCGATGAAGCCCGGCTCCGTGGTCGTGGACCTCGCCGCCTCGGGCGGAGGCAACTGCGAGCTCACCGTGCCTGGCAAGACGATCACGACGGACAACGGCGTAGTGGTGGTCGGCTACAGCGACCTCACGAGCCGCATGCCCCGCCACACGTCCACGCTGTTCGGCACCAACATCGTGCACCTCATGGCCCTGCTCACGCCGGCCAAGGACGGCGCGATGGTCCTGGATCTCGACGACGTCGTCCAGCGCGGCATGACCGTCGCGCACCAGGGCGAGGTCATGTGGCCGCCGCCCGCCGTGTCCGTGTCCGCCGCGGCGCCCACGCCCGCGGTCCCCGCCGGCCCCACCGAGGAGGAACTGGCCGAGCAGGCGCGCGTCGCCGCGGCCGAGGCCGAGGCGAAGGCCAAGCGACGCAACATGCGCTACGGCCTCGGCGCCGTCGCGTCGCTCCTGCTCCTCTCGTTCGCCGACTCCGCGACGGTCCAGCACCTCACGGTGTTCGCGCTCGCGGTGATCGTCGGCTTCTATGTCATCAGCAACGTCAAGCACTCGCTGCACACCCCGCTGATGGCGCAGACCAACGCGATCTCCGGGATCATCCTGGTAGGCGCGCTGCTCCAGATCGGCTCGGCCGACCCCCTCGTGGCCACGCTGTCGTTCATCGCCGCAGCCGTCGCGAGCATCAACATCTTCGGTGGCTTCCTCGTGACCTACCGAATGCTCGGCATGTTCAGGAAGGACGCGTGA
- a CDS encoding sugar ABC transporter ATP-binding protein, whose protein sequence is MTADNVVPPIVEMTGITIRFPGVLALDRVDFALRPGEVHSLMGENGAGKSTLIKALTGVYAIDAGSIVVAGERQTFSSAADAQAAGISTVYQEVNLCTNLTVGENVMLGHELRRGSAIDWKATHRAATAHLEGLGLAVDPRTMLSSHSIAIQQLVAISRAMVLDAKVLILDEPTSSLDRGEVDQLFGVIRDLRDKGVAILFVSHFLDQVYEISDRITVLRNGALVGEYPVAELPRDLLVTKMIGRELDDLAAIATSSHRVIDRSGTPVVRAEALGKRGVLEPADLEVYEGEVVGIAGLLGSGRTELVRLLYGADRPDSGAIQVHGEHAKVHQPRHAIEKRISFSSENRREEGVVADLTVAENIVLGMQARLGWLRKVPKKDQDAVVQEYIEALGVRPANPNALVGNLSGGNQQKVLLARWLATAPELLVLDEPTRGIDVGAKADIQRKVAELSAQGLSVIFISSELEEVLRLAQRVVVLRDRRKIGELDSSATDLDGLIDYIANAGEGSAA, encoded by the coding sequence ATGACAGCGGACAACGTCGTCCCCCCCATCGTCGAGATGACGGGGATCACCATCCGATTCCCCGGCGTCCTCGCGCTCGACCGCGTCGACTTCGCGCTGCGCCCCGGTGAGGTGCACTCGCTCATGGGCGAGAACGGCGCGGGCAAGTCGACCCTCATCAAGGCACTCACCGGCGTGTATGCGATCGACGCGGGATCGATCGTCGTCGCGGGGGAGCGCCAGACCTTCTCGTCCGCGGCCGACGCGCAGGCCGCCGGCATCTCCACGGTGTACCAGGAGGTCAATCTCTGCACGAACCTCACCGTCGGCGAGAACGTGATGCTCGGCCACGAGCTCCGCCGCGGCAGCGCGATCGACTGGAAGGCCACGCACCGCGCCGCGACCGCGCACCTCGAGGGGCTCGGGCTCGCGGTCGACCCGCGCACGATGCTCTCGAGCCACTCGATCGCGATCCAGCAGCTGGTCGCCATCAGCCGTGCGATGGTCCTCGACGCGAAGGTGCTGATCCTCGACGAGCCGACCTCGAGCCTCGACCGCGGAGAGGTCGACCAGCTCTTCGGCGTGATCCGCGACCTGCGTGACAAGGGCGTGGCGATCCTCTTCGTTTCCCACTTCCTCGACCAGGTCTACGAGATCTCAGACCGCATCACGGTACTGCGCAACGGCGCGCTCGTGGGCGAGTACCCGGTGGCCGAGCTGCCCAGGGATCTCCTCGTCACCAAGATGATCGGGCGCGAGCTCGACGACCTCGCCGCGATCGCGACCTCGTCGCATCGCGTGATCGATCGCTCGGGCACCCCGGTGGTCCGCGCCGAGGCGCTCGGCAAGCGAGGTGTGCTCGAACCCGCCGACCTCGAGGTCTACGAGGGTGAGGTCGTCGGCATCGCGGGGCTCCTCGGCTCGGGGCGCACCGAGCTCGTGAGGCTGCTCTACGGTGCCGACCGCCCGGACTCGGGCGCGATCCAGGTCCACGGCGAGCACGCGAAGGTGCACCAGCCGCGGCACGCGATCGAGAAGCGCATCTCGTTCTCGTCCGAGAACAGGCGCGAGGAGGGAGTCGTCGCCGACCTCACGGTCGCCGAGAACATCGTCCTGGGGATGCAGGCAAGGCTCGGATGGCTGCGCAAGGTGCCGAAGAAGGACCAGGACGCGGTCGTCCAGGAGTACATCGAGGCGCTCGGGGTGCGCCCCGCGAACCCGAACGCGCTCGTCGGCAACCTCTCGGGGGGCAACCAGCAGAAGGTGCTCCTCGCCCGCTGGCTCGCCACGGCGCCCGAGCTGCTCGTCCTCGACGAGCCCACGCGCGGCATCGACGTGGGCGCGAAGGCTGACATCCAGCGGAAGGTCGCCGAGCTCTCGGCTCAGGGACTCTCCGTCATCTTCATCTCCTCGGAGCTCGAGGAGGTGCTTCGATTGGCGCAAAGGGTGGTGGTCCTGCGGGATCGACGGAAGATCGGAGAGCTCGACTCGTCTGCGACCGATCTCGACGGGCTGATCGACTACATCGCCAACGCTGGCGAAGGGAGCGCGGCATGA
- the pntB gene encoding Re/Si-specific NAD(P)(+) transhydrogenase subunit beta has translation MTLTSLAQATYLVAAVLFVLSLAGLSKQETARRGNMLGMVGMGLALAATIILSLDTSDRPLQAALLIAMVFAIGAAIGTWRARTVEMTQMPELIAMLHSFVGAAAVLVGFNSHLTETHADAVHQIEVFLGIFIGAVTLTGSIVAYLKLSAKMKSSPLTLPGRNWLNLGAIVVSLVLMFVYMATGSIVPVLLMTVIALLLGFHLVAAIGGGDMPVVVSMLNSYSGWAAAAAGLMLSNDLLIVTGALVGSSGAILSYLMCKAMNRAFISVILGGFGTEASSSTDVEQGEHTEVQAADVAEMLTEAKSVVIVPGYGMAVAKAQYPVADLVSNLRAHGIEVRFGVHPVAGRLPGHMNVLLAEAKVPYDIVLEMDEINDDFPETDVVLVIGANDVVNPSALEDPGSPLAGMPVLEVWKAKQCIVFKRSMATGYAGVQNPLFFRENSAMLFGDAKAKVEEILTEVRSNEGAHA, from the coding sequence ATGACGCTCACCTCGCTCGCCCAGGCCACGTACCTCGTCGCCGCCGTCCTCTTCGTCCTGTCTCTCGCGGGCCTGTCCAAGCAGGAGACGGCCCGTCGCGGCAACATGCTCGGCATGGTCGGCATGGGGCTCGCCCTCGCCGCGACGATCATCCTCTCGCTCGACACCTCGGACCGCCCCCTCCAGGCGGCGCTCCTCATCGCCATGGTCTTCGCGATCGGCGCGGCGATCGGCACCTGGCGGGCGCGTACGGTCGAGATGACCCAGATGCCCGAGCTCATCGCGATGCTGCACAGCTTCGTGGGAGCGGCCGCGGTGCTCGTGGGCTTCAACTCCCACCTCACCGAGACCCACGCCGACGCGGTCCACCAGATCGAGGTGTTCCTCGGCATCTTCATCGGTGCGGTGACTCTCACCGGCTCGATCGTCGCGTACCTCAAGCTGTCCGCGAAGATGAAGTCCAGCCCCCTGACGCTGCCCGGACGCAACTGGCTGAACCTCGGCGCGATCGTCGTCAGCCTGGTCCTGATGTTCGTCTACATGGCGACAGGAAGCATCGTCCCTGTGCTACTCATGACCGTGATCGCGCTGCTGCTCGGCTTCCACCTGGTGGCCGCGATCGGCGGCGGCGACATGCCCGTCGTCGTGTCGATGCTCAACTCGTACTCGGGATGGGCGGCGGCAGCGGCCGGCCTCATGCTGAGCAACGACCTGCTCATCGTCACGGGCGCGCTCGTCGGCTCGTCCGGTGCGATCCTCTCCTACCTCATGTGCAAGGCGATGAACCGCGCGTTCATCTCCGTGATCCTCGGAGGCTTCGGCACCGAGGCGAGCTCGTCGACCGATGTCGAGCAGGGCGAGCACACCGAGGTCCAGGCGGCCGACGTCGCGGAGATGCTCACCGAGGCGAAGTCCGTCGTGATCGTGCCCGGCTACGGCATGGCCGTCGCGAAGGCGCAGTACCCGGTCGCCGACCTCGTGTCGAACCTGCGCGCGCACGGCATCGAGGTCCGCTTCGGCGTCCACCCGGTCGCGGGTCGCCTGCCCGGCCACATGAACGTGCTGCTGGCCGAGGCCAAGGTGCCCTACGACATCGTCCTGGAGATGGACGAGATCAACGACGACTTCCCCGAGACGGACGTGGTCCTCGTCATCGGCGCCAACGACGTGGTGAACCCCTCGGCGCTCGAGGACCCGGGCTCGCCGCTCGCCGGCATGCCCGTCTTGGAGGTGTGGAAGGCGAAGCAGTGCATCGTCTTCAAGCGCTCCATGGCCACCGGGTACGCCGGAGTGCAGAACCCGCTGTTCTTCCGCGAGAACTCGGCGATGCTCTTCGGCGACGCCAAGGCGAAGGTCGAGGAGATCCTCACCGAGGTGCGGTCGAACGAGGGCGCGCACGCCTGA
- a CDS encoding methyl-accepting chemotaxis protein: protein MLSFRGQMILGAAVTAAIAAACAISALVALGSVDSAPAWAPPTIVALGSAAVLMSIGWVAWLGVQLGAPWEELAGLLGAAADGDLSGRAAASARGPLAPLARDYDRMADSVGASLDTIGDDVLALSAAMEELSAATREISTGVAESSSEATSVAAAAEQVSTSSQTVATATEEMTASIREIASSTNAGAAVAAQAVEAVETASSTVAQLGDSSAQIGDVVKLITQIAEQTNLLALNATIEAARAGEAGKGFAVVASEVKDLAQATARATGEIGDRIEAIQSGVGAAASAIGRITGVIEEVSESQGAVATALEEQTSVTEEMSRSITEAAAGAEAIAESIHRIAQASALSSEAVSDTTAAQGDAARMTDHLTALLARFTSAESNAAETSTERQITRAIGAHGLWKKRVREAISAGRHSEDLTKVGRDDACAFGRWLATDGSRDSNGFHETSRAQHATFHREAAAVLRMLDSGRRAEAAAALEPGGALAEASRLLTATMLQWRRQVA, encoded by the coding sequence ATGCTCAGCTTCCGGGGACAGATGATCCTTGGCGCCGCGGTCACGGCCGCGATCGCCGCCGCGTGCGCCATCTCCGCGCTCGTCGCGCTCGGCTCGGTCGACTCCGCCCCTGCATGGGCGCCGCCGACGATCGTGGCGCTCGGCTCGGCCGCGGTGCTCATGTCGATCGGCTGGGTCGCGTGGCTCGGCGTGCAGCTTGGCGCGCCGTGGGAGGAGCTCGCGGGGCTGCTCGGCGCTGCGGCGGACGGCGACCTCAGTGGACGCGCCGCGGCATCCGCCCGGGGCCCCCTCGCACCTCTCGCGCGTGACTACGACCGCATGGCCGACAGTGTCGGCGCGAGCCTCGACACGATCGGCGACGACGTGCTCGCCCTGTCGGCGGCGATGGAGGAGCTCTCCGCCGCGACCAGGGAGATCTCCACCGGCGTGGCCGAGTCGTCGTCCGAGGCGACCTCGGTCGCCGCAGCGGCAGAACAGGTGTCGACGAGCTCGCAGACCGTCGCGACAGCGACCGAGGAGATGACCGCGTCGATCCGAGAGATCGCGTCGAGCACGAATGCAGGCGCGGCCGTTGCGGCGCAGGCGGTCGAGGCCGTGGAGACGGCGAGCAGCACCGTCGCGCAGCTCGGGGATTCGTCAGCACAGATCGGCGACGTCGTGAAGCTCATCACGCAGATCGCGGAGCAGACGAACCTGCTCGCCCTCAACGCCACGATCGAGGCCGCTCGCGCTGGCGAGGCGGGCAAGGGCTTCGCCGTGGTCGCTTCCGAGGTGAAGGACCTCGCGCAGGCCACCGCGAGGGCGACAGGGGAGATCGGCGACCGCATCGAGGCGATCCAGTCCGGCGTGGGAGCCGCGGCCTCGGCCATCGGCCGCATCACCGGCGTGATCGAGGAGGTCAGCGAGAGCCAGGGCGCGGTCGCCACCGCGCTCGAGGAGCAGACCTCCGTCACCGAGGAGATGAGCCGCTCCATCACGGAGGCCGCCGCCGGCGCGGAGGCCATCGCGGAGTCGATCCACCGCATCGCCCAGGCGTCGGCGTTGTCGAGCGAGGCGGTGTCCGACACGACCGCGGCGCAGGGTGACGCGGCGCGGATGACCGATCACCTCACGGCGCTGCTCGCGCGATTCACGAGCGCGGAGTCGAACGCGGCGGAGACGTCGACCGAGCGTCAGATCACGCGGGCGATCGGCGCGCACGGCCTGTGGAAGAAGCGAGTCCGTGAGGCGATCTCGGCGGGCCGCCACAGCGAGGACCTGACGAAGGTCGGTCGCGACGACGCGTGCGCCTTCGGCCGCTGGCTCGCGACCGATGGCAGCCGCGACTCGAACGGGTTCCACGAGACGAGCCGGGCGCAGCACGCGACCTTCCACCGGGAGGCGGCGGCCGTGCTCCGCATGCTGGACTCGGGACGCCGCGCCGAGGCGGCCGCCGCGCTCGAGCCCGGGGGTGCGCTCGCCGAGGCGTCCCGACTGCTCACCGCGACGATGCTGCAGTGGCGGCGTCAGGTGGCCTGA
- a CDS encoding ABC transporter permease — protein MNAIMKSRLVWPASALILLILVNTIARPQFIKVTVRDGELYGALIDILRNSAPLMLVALGMTIVIATRGIDLSVGAIMAVSGAVALTIIDGSGDPGNLATVLIAVVVALLVSLVLGAWNGLLVSVLGIQPIIATLVLMLAGRGVALLITGGFITTVNSEPFSFIATGYLVALPFAFLISVAAIAVVALIERRTALGVLTESVGINPEASRLAGVRSRGIIWSAYAVSGVLAGLAGIVYASNIRAADANAAGLFIELYAILAVVLGGTSLNGGKFSLAGTVIGVLIIQTLESTILFLGVPSAQSPVFFAIVVVVVVVAQSSRLRSDLARLFRRSGAAAVPDQDREKAEVAS, from the coding sequence ATGAACGCGATCATGAAGAGCAGGCTCGTGTGGCCCGCATCGGCGCTGATCCTGCTGATCCTGGTCAACACGATCGCCCGGCCTCAGTTCATCAAGGTCACGGTCCGCGACGGGGAGCTCTACGGCGCGCTGATCGACATCCTGCGCAACTCCGCGCCGCTCATGCTCGTGGCGCTCGGAATGACGATTGTCATCGCCACGCGAGGCATCGACCTCTCGGTCGGGGCCATCATGGCGGTGTCCGGCGCGGTGGCCCTCACCATCATCGATGGATCGGGCGACCCGGGGAACCTGGCGACCGTGCTGATAGCGGTCGTGGTGGCGCTGCTTGTCTCGCTCGTCCTCGGCGCCTGGAACGGACTGCTCGTCTCGGTGCTCGGCATCCAACCGATCATCGCGACGCTCGTGCTCATGCTCGCCGGCAGGGGAGTCGCGCTGCTCATCACGGGGGGCTTCATCACCACCGTGAACTCGGAGCCGTTCTCCTTCATCGCGACGGGCTACCTGGTCGCGCTGCCCTTCGCGTTCCTGATCTCCGTGGCCGCGATCGCGGTCGTCGCGCTGATCGAGCGCCGCACCGCGCTCGGGGTGCTCACGGAGTCCGTGGGCATCAACCCCGAGGCCAGCCGGCTCGCGGGCGTGCGGTCCCGCGGGATCATCTGGAGTGCCTACGCGGTCAGCGGCGTCCTCGCGGGGCTCGCGGGCATCGTCTACGCCTCGAACATCCGCGCGGCCGACGCGAACGCCGCGGGTCTCTTCATCGAGCTGTACGCGATCCTCGCGGTGGTCCTCGGCGGCACGTCTCTCAACGGCGGCAAGTTCTCCCTCGCGGGCACCGTGATCGGCGTGCTGATCATCCAGACGCTCGAGTCGACGATCCTCTTCCTCGGAGTCCCGTCGGCGCAGAGCCCGGTGTTCTTCGCGATCGTGGTCGTGGTCGTCGTCGTGGCGCAGTCGTCGCGGCTCAGGAGCGACCTCGCCAGGCTGTTCAGACGTTCCGGGGCCGCAGCGGTCCCGGACCAGGACCGTGAGAAGGCGGAGGTGGCGTCATGA
- a CDS encoding TetR/AcrR family transcriptional regulator translates to MTVDPRFARSAAALETAVLQLAAERPIEDLSVSEIARAAHVSRATFYNHAESPEELLGRVLSAGLDTVRANFLGSFVEGDLLTEWRNSESALLAHVEEHQDVYRMALAPTKANRGTAMSAMLARHIEGSLLEFAERSAPHRVNDPEERLRLEMEVAFTSHGLVGALRAWLMSPEPRDRDAASDFLIEATPRYWFALADSKD, encoded by the coding sequence ATGACCGTCGACCCTCGCTTCGCCCGCAGTGCCGCGGCGCTCGAGACCGCAGTGCTCCAGCTCGCCGCCGAGCGTCCCATCGAGGACCTCTCCGTGAGTGAGATCGCGCGCGCGGCCCATGTCTCGCGCGCCACCTTCTACAACCACGCGGAGTCCCCCGAGGAGCTCCTGGGACGCGTGCTCTCCGCCGGACTGGACACGGTCCGCGCGAACTTCCTCGGCAGCTTCGTCGAGGGTGACCTCCTGACCGAATGGCGCAACTCCGAGTCGGCGCTGCTCGCGCACGTCGAGGAGCACCAGGACGTCTACCGCATGGCGCTCGCACCCACCAAGGCCAACCGCGGCACCGCGATGTCGGCGATGCTCGCGCGCCACATCGAGGGCTCCCTGCTCGAGTTCGCCGAGAGGAGCGCCCCGCACCGCGTCAACGACCCGGAGGAGCGGCTGAGACTCGAGATGGAGGTCGCCTTCACGAGCCACGGACTGGTCGGCGCGCTGCGCGCGTGGCTGATGTCGCCCGAGCCTCGCGATCGCGACGCGGCCTCGGATTTCCTGATCGAGGCGACGCCTCGCTACTGGTTCGCGCTCGCGGACTCGAAGGACTGA
- a CDS encoding NADH:flavin oxidoreductase/NADH oxidase, giving the protein MTSTLFSPLTIRTVEFRNRLWVSPMCQYSCDAQDGVPTDWHLVELGSYAQGGAGLVMAEATGVVPEGRITPWCPGLWCDEQQASWTRIVDFIHSQGAKAGIQLAHAGRKASTMRPWDGNGSVPKEDGGWTTVAPSPIAYPGYREPNGLSSDEINDIVYAFGQSAARALAAGFDVLEIHAAHGYLIHQFLSPLSNDREDEYGGSIVNRSRLLLDIAKEVRAIAGPDVPVLVRMSATDWMEPEGWTLEDTVTVATWLREAGVDMIDVSTGGLVPGAQIPTGPGYQVPHAAAVYDRAGIITGAVGEIVDAKQADSIISEGKASAVFAGREFLRDPHFPLRAAHELGVEIGYWPRQFLRGTFAARRVPSDLEG; this is encoded by the coding sequence ATGACCTCCACGCTGTTCTCCCCCCTGACGATCCGCACAGTCGAGTTCCGCAACCGCCTGTGGGTCAGCCCGATGTGCCAGTACTCGTGCGACGCGCAGGACGGCGTGCCGACCGACTGGCACCTCGTCGAGCTCGGCTCGTACGCGCAGGGCGGGGCCGGCCTGGTGATGGCCGAGGCGACCGGAGTGGTTCCCGAGGGACGCATCACGCCGTGGTGCCCGGGCCTGTGGTGCGATGAGCAGCAGGCGTCGTGGACCCGGATCGTGGACTTCATCCACTCCCAGGGCGCGAAGGCCGGCATCCAGCTCGCGCACGCGGGTCGCAAGGCGTCGACGATGCGCCCGTGGGACGGCAACGGCAGCGTCCCGAAGGAGGACGGCGGGTGGACCACCGTCGCGCCGTCGCCGATCGCCTACCCGGGCTACCGCGAGCCCAACGGGCTGTCCTCCGACGAGATCAACGACATCGTCTACGCGTTCGGCCAGTCGGCCGCACGGGCGCTCGCCGCGGGCTTCGACGTGCTGGAGATCCACGCGGCGCACGGCTACCTGATCCACCAGTTCCTCTCGCCGCTGTCGAACGACCGCGAGGACGAGTACGGCGGCTCGATCGTGAACCGCTCGCGCCTCCTGCTCGACATCGCCAAGGAGGTGCGCGCGATCGCGGGTCCCGACGTCCCGGTCCTGGTCCGCATGTCCGCGACCGACTGGATGGAGCCGGAGGGCTGGACCCTCGAGGACACCGTGACCGTCGCGACGTGGCTGCGCGAGGCGGGCGTCGACATGATCGACGTCTCGACCGGCGGGCTCGTCCCCGGGGCACAGATCCCCACCGGCCCCGGCTACCAGGTGCCTCACGCCGCCGCGGTCTACGACCGCGCGGGGATCATCACGGGCGCCGTCGGCGAGATCGTGGACGCGAAGCAGGCGGACAGCATCATCTCCGAGGGGAAGGCGTCCGCCGTGTTCGCGGGACGCGAGTTCCTCCGCGACCCGCACTTCCCGCTGCGCGCAGCGCACGAGCTGGGTGTCGAGATCGGCTACTGGCCGCGGCAGTTCCTGCGCGGCACGTTCGCCGCGCGTCGCGTGCCCTCCGACCTCGAGGGCTGA